The nucleotide window TCCACCTTGGCAAGGTGGCGCTCTACCAGATGAGCTACGCCCGCATATTCAGTTGTAGAACCCGAAGATTTCTCTTCGGGTTCTATGGTTTTGGAGGCGACACCCAGATTTGAACTGGGGAATCAGGGTTTTGCAGACCCATGCCTTACCACTTGGCTATGTCGCCATAGGCGATAAAGAGGCGCAAAAGCACCTCTTTATTTGGAGCGGGCGACGAGGCTCGAACTCGCTACCTCCACCTTGGCAAGGTGGCGCTCTACCAGATGAGCTACGCCCGCACATCGCGCAATATCATATGAAATTATTCAATTTATATAAACTGCGCGTGGTGCCTCCGGTCGGAATCGAACCAACGACACGAGGATTTTCAGTCCTCTGCTCTACCAACTGAGCTACAGAGGCATATTAGGGCACTGTGAAGTGCCCTGTGGCGACCCAGAACGGGCTCGAACCGTCGACCTCCAGCGTGACAGGCTGGCGTTCTAACCAACTGAACTACTGGGCCATTTTTGTGGTGGGAACAACAGGGCTCGAACCTGTGACCCCATGCTTGTAAGGCATGTGCTCTCCCAGCTGAGCTATGCTCCCCCAACCGCTGCCGTTGTTAGCGACGGTTGTTATTATACTAAAACCCCTATCTCTTGTCAACAGTAAAACGCGATTTTAAAACGCTATTTTTCAGGACTGTTTTCATGCCCTTCGAACTCTACCGGCGTCTTGTTTTCTTCAAGATATGCGATAACCTCGCGCGGTGTTAATCGATAGACGGTGTCACAGAATTGGCATGTAACTTCAACCGGCTCGCCCTTCTTCTCCATATCGAGGAGCTCCTGCCGTCCGACACCGGCAACAGCCTGTAAAACACGCGCGCGGCTGCAGTAGCACCGGTATTCTACGGGTGTCGTTTCTAATACGCGCATCGTAAACCCCGCGAGAACGCGACCACAGAGCCCCTCGGCGGTGCCGTCCGTCAAAACGGTTGTCACGGGGCCTGTCGCGGCAATGTTGCGCTCGAGCGTGTCAAGAAGCGTATCCGGCGCGTCCGGTAACAGTTGCACGATATAGCCCCCTGCTGCCAGAACGGACTGGTCCGGTCCGACGAGAACGCCGAGCGCGACGGCCGTGCGCGTTTGTTCACTGGCGTAAAAATACGCCGTGAAGTCTTCGGCAATCTCACCGGTGACAAGCTGGACGCTGCCGACGTATGGCTCTTTAAGGTGCAGGTCTCTGATAACAGTCAGCATGCCGTCTGTGCCGACGGCCCCGCCGACATCAAGCTTGCCGTTGGGCTTCTTCGGAATATCGACAAACGGGTTCTGGACATAGCCACGTACGTTGCCTGTGCTGTCGGAGACGGCAATAATGCTCCCGACCGGCCCGCCGCCGTTAATGCGCACGGTGACGGACGCTAATGGGTCCTTCAGCATGTGCCCAAGCATCGAGCAGGCCGCCATCGTCCGGCCGAGCGCCGCCGTCACGACTGGCGTTGTCTTGTGAATAACGCGCGCCCTTTCCACCGTGTTTTTTAAGGACACAGCCGATATTTGAATAAACCCGTCATCCGAGACGGCTCTGACGATTTCATCCATTGCCTGTTCCTTTCGACGCGGCGATGAAAATGCGCGTGTCGCTTTCATCGGGCGCAGTATGCTTTAAATCCCCATAAAAGCGCACGTCCGCAAACCCTTCGTTCACTAATAGACTTTCTAGGTCTCGTGGGTCGTAGGCGTATTCAACATGCTCCTCCCGGCTGCGTAACCATTTTGAGCCGAGGCGTTCAAAAAGATCCATGCCGTAAAAGCAGGCATTCTCCCTGTTATCAAAAAATGTGCGCCACACACAAAAAACGTCTGGCGTCTCGTCCAGAAACACCTCCCCGTCGAGGCTTTTGAGACGCGCCGGTGTGTGAATATCAAAGACAAATAGACCGCCCGGCTCCAAGAAGAGCCGGACGCGGTAAAAAACGTCTTTCAAAAGCGATGGTTTGACATAATTGATACCGTCAAGCGAGCAGACGGCGGCATCCACCGTCCCGAAAAGGTCGAGGCACTCCATTGGCTGGTTTAATAAAAGCAGCCTGCCCGATAGGCCCTCTGCTTTCTCGGCGGCCTGTGCCAGCATGTCCTCGGAGGCATCGACGCCGATCATATCATACCCGCGCCCGGCCAGAAGGCTTGTCAGCGTACCTGTCCCGCACGCGAGATCGACAATCGACCGAACGGCAAGCCCGCGTTCGCGAAAAAGCTGTTCGTAAAAATCCGCCATCGCCGCATAAGGCACATCACCCGTGAGGCTGTCGTAAAACCGCGCCAGTGAGGAATACGACGTCACGATTCTTTCTCCTTTAACCTTTTAAAAGCAATCTCATAGCCGTCGGCACCGTACATGAGGCTTCTGTTGACGCGGCTGATCGTCGCCGATGAGGCGCCCGTCTGCTCCAGAATATTGTTGTAGATGTTCCCCTGATTTAAAAGCATTGCCACCTGAAAGCGCTGCTCCATCGCCCGCAGTTCTGTGACCGAACAGAGGTCGTCAAAAAAGCGCATACACTCGTCAACTGTCCGAAGCGTTAAGATCGCCTCATACATCTCCGTATT belongs to Oscillospiraceae bacterium CM and includes:
- the hslO gene encoding Hsp33 family molecular chaperone HslO encodes the protein MDEIVRAVSDDGFIQISAVSLKNTVERARVIHKTTPVVTAALGRTMAACSMLGHMLKDPLASVTVRINGGGPVGSIIAVSDSTGNVRGYVQNPFVDIPKKPNGKLDVGGAVGTDGMLTVIRDLHLKEPYVGSVQLVTGEIAEDFTAYFYASEQTRTAVALGVLVGPDQSVLAAGGYIVQLLPDAPDTLLDTLERNIAATGPVTTVLTDGTAEGLCGRVLAGFTMRVLETTPVEYRCYCSRARVLQAVAGVGRQELLDMEKKGEPVEVTCQFCDTVYRLTPREVIAYLEENKTPVEFEGHENSPEK
- a CDS encoding class I SAM-dependent methyltransferase, with product MADFYEQLFRERGLAVRSIVDLACGTGTLTSLLAGRGYDMIGVDASEDMLAQAAEKAEGLSGRLLLLNQPMECLDLFGTVDAAVCSLDGINYVKPSLLKDVFYRVRLFLEPGGLFVFDIHTPARLKSLDGEVFLDETPDVFCVWRTFFDNRENACFYGMDLFERLGSKWLRSREEHVEYAYDPRDLESLLVNEGFADVRFYGDLKHTAPDESDTRIFIAASKGTGNG
- a CDS encoding TrpR-like protein, whose translation is MYEAILTLRTVDECMRFFDDLCSVTELRAMEQRFQVAMLLNQGNIYNNILEQTGASSATISRVNRSLMYGADGYEIAFKRLKEKES